The following are from one region of the Mesorhizobium sp. B2-8-5 genome:
- the hutG gene encoding N-formylglutamate deformylase: MATPSWLTVTQGTAPLLVSIPHTGIDLAGLDNRLVSTWLGQRDCDWWIDKLYDFAIDLGATVVHTAISRTVIDVNRDPSGVSLYPGQATTTLCPTDTFDGDPLYRMGEEPTPAEIDQRRETYFKPYHAALQAEIDRLRGMHDKIVLYDCHSIRSVLPRLFEGTLPVFNLGTNDGKSTDPVLQQKVAAILAATGETWVVNGRFKGGWITRSFGRPENGVHALQMELSNRGYMREPSERGSPENWPVPYDATYAAPIRATLKTILETAIEWAGR; encoded by the coding sequence ATGGCAACGCCGTCCTGGCTCACCGTCACTCAAGGCACCGCGCCGCTACTGGTCTCCATCCCGCACACCGGCATTGACCTCGCTGGCCTCGACAACCGGCTGGTCTCGACGTGGCTCGGGCAACGCGACTGCGATTGGTGGATCGACAAGCTCTATGATTTTGCGATCGATCTCGGCGCGACCGTCGTGCACACCGCGATCTCGCGCACCGTCATCGACGTCAACCGCGATCCGTCGGGCGTTTCGCTCTATCCCGGGCAGGCGACGACCACCCTTTGCCCCACGGATACCTTCGATGGCGATCCGCTCTACCGCATGGGCGAGGAGCCGACGCCGGCCGAGATCGACCAGCGCCGCGAGACCTATTTCAAGCCTTATCACGCCGCCTTGCAGGCCGAGATCGATCGGCTGCGCGGCATGCACGACAAGATCGTGCTCTACGACTGCCATTCGATCCGCTCGGTGCTGCCGCGGCTGTTCGAAGGCACGTTGCCGGTCTTCAACCTCGGCACAAATGACGGCAAGAGCACCGATCCTGTGCTGCAGCAAAAGGTTGCCGCCATCCTCGCCGCGACCGGCGAAACCTGGGTGGTCAACGGCCGCTTCAAGGGCGGTTGGATCACCAGAAGCTTCGGCCGGCCTGAAAATGGCGTGCACGCGCTGCAGATGGAACTCTCCAACCGCGGTTACATGCGTGAGCCGTCGGAAAGGGGTTCGCCGGAAAATTGGCCGGTGCCTTACGACGCCACCTACGCAGCGCCGATCCGCGCCACGCTGAAAACCATCCTCGAAACCGCCATTGAATGGGCCGGGCGCTGA
- the hutH gene encoding histidine ammonia-lyase, which translates to MTELTLTPGNATLADWRAIYRGAVPKLDAACRPKIRDSAEAVARIVAKGEPVYGINTGFGKLASVRIPASDLETLQRNIVLSHAAGVGEPMPVAVVRLMMALKLASLAQGASGVRPQTIELLEAMLANDVIPVVPAQGSVGASGDLAPLSHMTAVMIGVGECFTPHGRFPAKVAFVSHGLEPVTLGAKEGLALLNGTQFSTAYALASLFEAEVLYQSALVAGALSTDAARGSDAPFDPRIHLLRKHRGQIETADALRNLMAGSAIRESHRVGDERVQDPYCLRCQPQVMGAALDVLRKAADTLETEANGVTDNPLIFAEDDTALSGGNFHAEPVAFAADMIALAVCEIGSLSERRVAMLVDPALSGMPAFLTPKPGLNSGFMIPQVTAAALVSENKQKAYPASVDSIPTSANQEDHVSMAAHGARRLLGMIENATAVIGIELLAAAQGCDFHQPLASSEALEAVRKLVRAEVPHLDNDRHFHPDMEKAIAMVRNGAAVKAASAVALPSIAGAA; encoded by the coding sequence ATGACCGAACTGACCCTGACGCCCGGCAACGCGACGCTTGCCGACTGGCGCGCCATCTATCGCGGCGCCGTGCCGAAACTTGACGCCGCTTGCCGGCCGAAGATCCGGGACAGCGCCGAGGCGGTCGCCCGCATCGTCGCCAAGGGCGAGCCCGTCTATGGCATCAACACCGGCTTCGGCAAGCTGGCCAGCGTCCGCATCCCGGCCAGCGATCTCGAAACACTCCAGCGCAACATCGTGCTTTCGCATGCCGCCGGCGTCGGTGAGCCGATGCCCGTCGCCGTTGTGCGGCTGATGATGGCGCTGAAGCTCGCCAGCCTGGCCCAGGGCGCCTCCGGCGTGCGGCCTCAGACCATCGAATTGCTTGAAGCCATGCTCGCCAACGACGTCATCCCCGTCGTGCCCGCGCAAGGCTCGGTCGGCGCGTCCGGCGACCTCGCGCCGCTCTCGCATATGACCGCGGTGATGATCGGCGTTGGCGAATGTTTCACGCCGCATGGCCGTTTCCCGGCCAAGGTCGCCTTCGTCTCGCATGGGCTGGAGCCGGTGACGCTGGGCGCCAAGGAAGGCCTGGCGCTGCTCAACGGCACCCAGTTCTCGACCGCCTATGCTCTCGCCAGCCTGTTCGAGGCCGAGGTGCTCTACCAGTCGGCGCTGGTCGCCGGCGCGCTGTCGACCGACGCGGCACGAGGCTCCGACGCGCCCTTCGACCCGCGCATCCATCTTTTGCGCAAGCATCGCGGCCAGATCGAAACGGCGGATGCCCTGCGCAACCTCATGGCCGGCAGCGCCATCCGTGAATCGCACCGCGTCGGCGACGAGCGCGTGCAGGACCCGTACTGCCTGCGCTGCCAGCCGCAGGTGATGGGCGCCGCGCTCGACGTGCTGCGCAAGGCCGCCGACACGCTTGAGACCGAAGCCAATGGCGTCACCGACAATCCGCTGATCTTCGCTGAGGACGACACCGCGCTTTCGGGCGGCAACTTCCACGCCGAGCCGGTGGCCTTCGCCGCCGACATGATCGCGCTTGCCGTCTGCGAGATCGGTTCGCTGTCGGAGCGTCGCGTCGCCATGCTCGTCGATCCGGCGCTGTCCGGCATGCCGGCCTTCCTGACGCCGAAGCCCGGCCTGAACTCGGGTTTCATGATCCCGCAGGTGACGGCCGCGGCGCTTGTCTCGGAAAACAAACAGAAGGCCTATCCGGCAAGCGTCGATTCGATCCCGACCTCGGCCAACCAGGAAGACCATGTCTCGATGGCCGCCCACGGCGCGCGCCGCCTGCTCGGCATGATCGAGAATGCGACCGCCGTCATCGGCATCGAGCTGCTGGCCGCGGCGCAAGGCTGCGACTTCCATCAGCCGCTCGCGTCTAGCGAAGCGCTGGAAGCGGTGCGCAAGCTGGTCCGGGCCGAGGTGCCGCATCTCGACAATGACCGGCATTTCCATCCCGACATGGAAAAGGCCATCGCCATGGTCCGCAACGGCGCCGCCGTGAAGGCGGCGAGCGCTGTCGCGCTGCCTTCGATTGCGGGAGCCGCATGA